In the genome of Bradysia coprophila strain Holo2 unplaced genomic scaffold, BU_Bcop_v1 contig_232, whole genome shotgun sequence, one region contains:
- the LOC119077042 gene encoding E3 ubiquitin-protein ligase SMURF2 — protein MNKLEYRRGTSKIRITILCARNLARKDLFRLPDSFAKVVVDGTGQVFTTEPCKASLDPKWNVHYDLFLGRNDGITISVWNERKVHKKHGGGFLGCVRILASTIQRLKDTGYQRLELCKSSPDDADPVKGQLIISLTSKDGPSGGNPVAIVGPGGDVHGPTELEAAATDGLPDGWEERKTSIGRSYYVNHVTKSTQWDKPTQPATQANGHHDDIQPAGTSRSSTSTSLANGNNESISRRHSTEVLLNLMKDNCSPSRFKEDQQRSSTGRHNISNDNAASDVPSPISPNNPQSAVASPVSIAIESDLSRTTCATRLANVTSTDQPITTLTSAIGSIALDSPQRSASTPNVPKQHSSTTNATSVQDVNGSNDSGSRNIDLSRESPSAQMQRTRRSSRTLEESSRRRTRNSRTPTSCPQTASRSAGGSSIRPTLDLPVGYEMRTTPQGQVYFYHIPTGVSTWHDPRIPRDFDPQNLALDTLGPLPTGWEQRKTASGRVYYVDHNNRTTQFTDPRLNGHIINQLKRQNQTNSNNSTTITTNGTPNNRNISNETRTIQPHVVPSDLPQGLLEGADLLPKYRRDLVSKIRALRADLQALQPQSGHCRLEVSRAEIFEESYRVIMKMRPKEMRKRLMVKFRGEEGLDYGGVAREWLHLLSREMLNPQYGLFQYSRDDHYTLQINTDSGVNPDHLTYFHFVGRILGIAVFHGHCLDGGFTTPFYKQLLNKPITLSDIEGVDPDLHRSLTWMLENNINGIIDSTFSVENNSFGVLKVHELKPAGATMTVTEENKREYVKLYVNYRFMRGIEQQFLALQKGFCELIPNQFLRPFDERELELVIGGISSIDVVDWKTHTRLKHCTPDTPQVQWFWQIVESYSSEMRARLLQFVTGSSRVPIQGFRALQGSTGANGPRLFTIHLTADVPTQNLPKAHTCFNRIDLPPYETHQLLNDKLTQAVEETCGFAVE, from the exons ATGAACAAATTGGAGTACCGTCGTGGTACAAGCAAAATAAGAATCACAA TTTTATGTGCAAGGAACCTCGCTCGCAAAGATTTATTTC gtCTGCCAGATAGTTTTGCAAAGGTTGTTGTCGATGGTACGGGGCAAGTGTTTACCACAGAGCCTTGTAAGGCGTCCCTAGATCCGAAATGGAATGTTCATTACGACCTATTTTTGGGACGTAATGACGGCATAACGATATCAGTATGGAATGAACGAAAGGTGCACAAAAAACATGGAGGCGGTTTCTTAGGATGTGTTCGAATTTTAGCCAGCACAATTCAACGATTGAAAGATACCGGAT ATCAACGACTGGAACTGTGCAAATCAAGTCCGGACGATGCAGATCCTGTTAAGGGACAGCTGATAATATCATTAACATCAAAAGATGGACCGTCTGGTGGCAATCCAGTGGCTATAGTTGGACCTGGTGGCGACGTACATGGACCCACAGAACTCGAAGCTGCAGCGACTGATGGATTACCGGACGGGTGGGAAGAGCGTAAGACTAGCATCGGTAGAAGTTATTATGTTAACCATGTGACGAAATCCACACAATGGGATAAACCAACTCAACCAGCCACCCAAGCCAATGGTCATCACGATGACATTCAACCAGCTGGAACGTCAAGATCGTCGACTTCAACTAGTTTGGCTAATGGAAATAACGAATCGATTAGTAGAAGACATTCGACAGAAGTTCTGTTGAATTTGATGAAAGATAATTGCAGCCCCAGTCGGTTTAAGGAAGACCAACAAAG aTCCAGCACCGGCCGACACAACATATCAAATGACAATGCTGCGTCAGATGTACCAAGTCCGATTAGTCCAAATAATCCCCAAAGTGCCGTTGCCAGTCCCGTTTCTATAGCTATCGAAAGTGATCTGTCGCGAACAACATGTGCAACACGGTTAGCTAACGTAACATCAACTGATCAGCCAATAACAACCCTGACCTCGGCTATCGGCTCAATTGCATTGGATTCACCCCAACGGTCGGCAAGCACACCTAATGTTCCCAAACAACACAGCTCAACAACAAATGCCACTAGTGTTCAAGATGTGAATGGATCGAATGACTCTGGGTCCAGAAACATTGATTTATCGAGGGAATCTCCTTCCGCACAAATGCAGCGCACTCGTAGATCGTCGAGAACTCTGGAAGAATCATCGAGGCGACGAACTAGAAATTCACGAACACCAACATCGTGTCCACAAACGGCAAGTCGAAGTGCCGGTGGATCATCGATTAGACCGACCTTAGATCTACCAGTTGGTTATG aaatgcGCACAACACCCCAGGGTCAAGTCTATTTTTATCATATTCCTACAGGCGTCTCAACTTG GCACGATCCTCGGATTCCCAGAGACTTCGATCCACAAAATTTGGCTCTTGATACATTGGGCCCACTACCAACTGGATGGGAACAACGAAAAACTGCTTCAGGTCGTGTGTACTACGTGGACCACAACAATCGTACCACACAATTCACCGATCCCCGTCTAAATGGTCACATAATCAATCAACTAAAAcgacaaaatcaaacaaactCCAACAATTCCACGACAATCACAACCAATGGCACGCCAAACAACCGAAACATATCGAACGAAACACGCACAATTCAACCGCACGTTGTACCGTCAGACTTACCGCAAGGACTGCTTGAGGGTGCCGATTTGTTGCCTAAATACCGCAGAGATTTAGTCAGTAAAATACGTGCTCTCCGTGCCGATCTGCAAGCATTACAACCGCAATCGGGCCATTGTCGCTTAGAGGTGTCTAGGGCGGAAATTTTCGAAGAGAGTTACAGAGTGATTATGAAAATGCGTCCGAAGGAAATGAGGAAAAGACTTATGGTTAAATTTCGCGGCGAAGAGGGACTGGATTATGGTGGTGTGGCACGCGAGTGGCTACATTTGCTATCTAGGGAAATGCTCAATCCGCAATATGGATTGTTTCAGTACAGTCGAGACGATCATTACACATTGCAAATCAATACCGATTCAG GCGTAAATCCGGACCATTTAacgtattttcatttcgttggaCGAATATTGGGCATTGCTGTTTTTCACGGTCACTGTTTGGATGGAGGATTTACGACACCTTTCTACAAACAATTGTTGAATAAGCCAATTACATTGAGTGACATCGAAGGTGTCGATCCCGACTTGCATCGCAGCTTAACTTGGATGCT AGAGAACAATATTAACGGAATCATCGATTCAACATTTAGCGTGGAAAACAATAGTTTTGGAGTGCTGAAAGTTCACGAATTGAAACCGGCTGGTGCAACGATGACTGTGACGGAGGAAAATAAACGAGAATATGTGAAACTGTACGTAAATTACAGATTTATGCGCGGTATAGAGCAACAATTTTTGGCATTACAAAAAG GTTTCTGTGAGCTCATACCTAATCAGTTCTTGCGCCCATTCGATGAACGAGAATTAGAACTTGTGATTGGTGGCATCAGCAGCATCGATGTAGTTGACTGGAAAACGCACACTAGACTTAAGCACTGCACACCTGATACGCCACAAGTTCAATGGTTCTGGCAG ATCGTTGAATCGTATTCATCTGAAATGAGAGCTCGTCTGCTGCAATTCGTAACCGGTTCATCGCGCGTACCAATTCAAGGTTTTCGAGCTTTACAAGGATCGACTGGTGCAAATGGTCCAAGACTGTTTACCATCCATTTGACCGCCGACGTACCAACGCAAAATCTACCAAAGGCGCACACATGTTTCAACCGTATCGATCTGCCACCGTACGAAACACATCAATTGTTAAATGACAAACTGACTCAGGCAGTGGAAGAAACGTGTGGATTTGCGGTTGAATGA